In one window of Pirellulales bacterium DNA:
- the aceE gene encoding pyruvate dehydrogenase (acetyl-transferring), homodimeric type — translation MSIDEEVRPKTSAEQSEIIRSGHDTDPAETAEWLESLQFVLDAKGPERVSYLLSMLDEVAYRQGVELPFTANTPYTNTIPPSQQPIYPGNREIERRIKSIIRWNAMAMVVRANRMSPGIGGHISTYASAATLLEVAFNHFFRGRGSDGYAGDQIYFQGHGSPGIYARAFLEGRLSEEQLENFRRELAPGGGLSSYPHPYLMPGFWQFPTVSMGLGPIMAIYQARFNKYLHDRGLKDTSDAKVWAFLGDGETDEPETLGAITLASREKLDNLIFVINCNLQRLDGPVRGNGKIIQELEALFRGAGWNVIKVIWGDDWDPLLARDKNGILVQRMGEVIDGEYQKYVVSSGDYIRQHFFGVDPALKAMVAPLSNEKIKKMRRGGHDPEKVYAAYNLAMATVGKPTVILAKTIKGYGLGEVGEGRNVTHQQKKLNEDELREFRTRFGIPISDEEVAGAPFYRPPEDSPEMQYLHARRESLGGYVPSRPIEFKPTELPKLEEYKEFLEASGDRDASTTMAFVRMLGKLLKDKRIGKYIVPIVPDESRTFGMEALFRQFGIYAATGQLYEPVDSDQLLYYREAKDGQILEEGITEAGSMSSFIAAGSAYATHGINMIPFFIYYSMFGFQRIGDLIWAAGDQRTRGFMLGGTAGRTTLNGEGLQHEDGHSPFIAMAFPHVRVYDPAFSYETTTIVFDGLEAMYGRGEDVIYYITLYNESYKMPEMPAGSRRGILEGLYRFSSRDAGKKKPRVQLFGSGAILREALRAQELLATKFDVSSDVWSVTSYKQLRTGAEAATRWNWLHPGETPQRSYLEETLAGVEGPFIAASDYVKQVPESIGAWVPGGLRALGTDGFGMSETRSNLRRYFEVDAESITVAALHELALRGKYDMAAVGRAIRELGIDPEQVDAAKLRSSREAPDQTPAPNH, via the coding sequence GTGAGCATCGACGAAGAAGTACGACCGAAAACGAGCGCGGAGCAGAGCGAGATCATCCGCAGCGGACACGACACCGACCCGGCGGAAACCGCCGAGTGGTTGGAGTCGTTGCAATTTGTGCTCGACGCCAAGGGCCCCGAGCGCGTCAGCTATCTCCTGTCGATGCTCGACGAGGTGGCGTATCGACAAGGGGTCGAGCTGCCATTCACCGCCAACACGCCCTACACCAACACCATTCCCCCTAGCCAGCAACCGATCTATCCGGGCAATCGCGAGATCGAGCGGCGGATCAAGAGCATCATTCGCTGGAACGCAATGGCGATGGTGGTGCGGGCGAATCGCATGAGCCCCGGCATCGGCGGGCATATTTCGACCTATGCCTCCGCCGCTACGCTGTTGGAAGTCGCCTTTAACCACTTCTTCCGTGGTCGCGGCAGCGATGGTTACGCGGGGGACCAAATCTATTTTCAGGGGCACGGGTCGCCGGGGATTTACGCCCGCGCGTTTCTGGAAGGACGCCTGAGCGAGGAGCAGCTAGAGAACTTCCGCCGCGAGCTGGCGCCGGGCGGCGGGTTGTCGTCGTATCCGCACCCCTATTTGATGCCGGGCTTTTGGCAGTTTCCCACGGTGTCGATGGGGCTGGGGCCGATCATGGCCATTTATCAGGCGCGGTTCAACAAGTATCTGCACGACCGCGGATTGAAGGACACCAGCGACGCCAAGGTGTGGGCGTTTTTAGGAGATGGCGAAACCGACGAGCCCGAGACGTTGGGCGCCATCACATTGGCCTCGCGCGAAAAACTCGACAATCTGATCTTTGTGATCAATTGCAATTTGCAGCGACTCGACGGCCCGGTGCGCGGCAACGGCAAGATCATCCAAGAGTTGGAAGCGTTGTTCCGCGGCGCCGGCTGGAACGTGATCAAGGTGATCTGGGGCGACGATTGGGATCCGTTGCTCGCGCGCGACAAGAACGGCATCCTCGTGCAGCGCATGGGGGAAGTGATCGACGGCGAATATCAAAAATACGTCGTCAGCAGCGGTGATTACATCCGCCAGCACTTCTTCGGCGTCGATCCGGCCCTCAAGGCGATGGTGGCGCCGTTGTCGAACGAAAAGATCAAAAAGATGCGCCGCGGCGGGCACGATCCCGAAAAGGTGTACGCCGCCTACAACCTGGCGATGGCCACGGTTGGCAAGCCCACCGTCATCCTGGCCAAGACGATCAAGGGCTACGGCTTGGGTGAAGTCGGAGAAGGGCGCAACGTCACGCATCAGCAAAAGAAGCTGAACGAAGACGAGTTGCGCGAATTTCGCACGCGGTTCGGCATCCCGATTTCCGACGAAGAGGTGGCCGGCGCGCCGTTCTATCGCCCGCCAGAAGATAGCCCCGAGATGCAGTATCTGCACGCGCGGCGCGAGTCGCTGGGCGGCTACGTGCCGAGCCGGCCCATCGAGTTCAAGCCGACAGAACTTCCCAAGCTGGAGGAATACAAGGAGTTCTTGGAGGCCAGTGGCGATCGCGATGCCTCGACCACGATGGCCTTTGTGCGGATGCTCGGCAAACTGCTCAAGGACAAGCGCATCGGCAAGTACATCGTGCCGATCGTGCCCGACGAGTCGCGCACGTTTGGCATGGAGGCGTTGTTCCGGCAGTTTGGCATCTACGCGGCGACGGGACAGTTGTACGAGCCGGTGGACAGCGACCAGTTGTTGTACTATCGCGAAGCCAAGGACGGCCAGATTCTGGAAGAAGGCATCACCGAGGCGGGCTCGATGTCGTCGTTCATCGCGGCGGGCAGCGCCTATGCGACGCACGGCATCAACATGATACCGTTCTTCATCTATTACTCGATGTTCGGCTTTCAAAGGATTGGCGATCTCATCTGGGCGGCCGGCGATCAGCGCACACGCGGCTTTATGCTCGGCGGCACCGCTGGGCGCACCACGCTCAATGGAGAAGGTTTGCAGCACGAAGACGGCCACAGTCCGTTCATCGCGATGGCGTTCCCGCATGTGCGCGTGTACGACCCCGCGTTTTCGTACGAGACGACGACCATCGTGTTCGATGGGCTGGAGGCAATGTACGGCCGCGGCGAGGACGTGATTTATTACATCACGCTGTACAACGAGAGCTACAAGATGCCCGAGATGCCCGCCGGCTCGCGGCGTGGAATTTTGGAAGGGCTGTATCGCTTTTCGTCGCGCGATGCCGGCAAGAAGAAGCCGCGCGTGCAGTTGTTTGGCAGCGGGGCGATCTTGCGCGAGGCGTTGCGAGCGCAGGAACTGCTGGCGACCAAGTTCGACGTGTCGAGCGACGTCTGGAGCGTGACCAGTTACAAGCAATTGCGAACCGGCGCCGAAGCCGCCACGCGCTGGAACTGGTTGCACCCCGGCGAAACGCCGCAGCGCAGCTACCTGGAAGAAACCTTGGCTGGCGTCGAGGGGCCGTTTATCGCGGCTAGCGATTATGTGAAGCAGGTGCCCGAGTCGATCGGCGCCTGGGTGCCGGGGGGCTTGCGCGCGCTAGGGACCGACGGCTTTGGCATGAGCGAAACGCGGTCGAACCTGCGGCGCTATTTCGAGGTCGACGCCGAGTCGATCACCGTGGCGGCGCTGCACGAGCTGGCGCTGCGCGGCAAGTACGACATGGCGGCGGTGGGCCGGGCGATCCGCGAGCTAGGCATCGATCCGGAGCAGGTCGACGCCGCCAAGCTGCGCAGCAGTCGCGAGGCGCCAGACCAGACGCCCGCGCCAAATCATTGA